The Halotia branconii CENA392 region AAGACACCAAGGGCAATGAGGTAGCACTGCGCGCTCACCAACTGCTGCGGGATAATTCTCAAATTACTTTTACAGGTAATGCCGAAGGGCGTGATGTGCTTTCCGGTCAATTTGATGTGATTGTCTGCGATGGCTTTGTGGGTAATGTGTTACTAAAATTTGCCGAAGCAGTCGGAGAAGTGATTTTGCAAATCTTGCGGGAAGAATTACCACAAGGATTGCGTGGTCAAATTGGTACGGCAATCTTAAAACCCAACCTGAAACGAGTTAAGCAGCGCATGGATCACGCAGAACATGGTGGTGCTTTGCTATTAGGCGTGGATGGAGTTTGTTTTATCGGTCATGGCAGTTCTCAAGCGCCTTCGATTTTTAATGCGATTCGCATGGCCAAAGAATCTGTAGACAATCAAGTACTGCAACGACTTCGTTCCCAATATGAAATCCTAAAGCAGGAAAGTAGTTAGCCATTAGTCATGAGTCATGAGTCATGAGTCATTTGTTAAAGACGAAGGGCAAATGACATAGACGCGCCAAAGGTCACTCCTGGAAAATGCCGAAAGTGAACTGTAGTCAGGACTAATGACAAAAGACAAATGACAAAAAGCTGATAGCTTGGGAGGTTAGGAGTGGAAAAATTAGGTGTAGCAATAACAGGAAGTGGCTCGGCTGTACCAGACACTTACTTAGATAACCAAGCGTTAACCGCATTGGTTGAGACATCAGATGATTGGATAACCACAAGAACAGGGATTCGTCAGCGGCGTTTAGCACTTCCGGTTGAGTCTCTTAGTTCCCTGGCGAGTGCTGCTAGCCATCAGGCGATCGCAGCTGCTGGTATCAAAGCAACTGACCTGGATTTAATTTTACTAGCAACATCCACACCTGACGACTTATTTGGTAGTGCTTGTCAAGTCCAAGCGCAATTAGGAGCAACCAAAGCAGTAGCGTTTGACTTGACCGCTGCCTGCTCAGGGTTCGTATTTGGGTTAGTAACGGCTGCCCAATACATCAGAACTGGAGTTTATCAAAATGTACTGTTGATAGGGGCAGATATCCTCTCCCGTTGGGTAGATTGGCAAGACCGACGTACTTGTGTATTGTTTGGCGATGGTGCGGGAGCAGTAGTACTGCAAGCTGACAAGAGCGATCGCTTGCTAGGATTTGCACTCAAAAGCGATGGTTCTCAAAATCATCAACTTAACCTTGCCTATACACCCTCTTGCCAAGAACTAATTCCAGGCATACATATTACTAAAGGTACTTATCAACCTATTAGCATGAACGGCAAAGAAGTTTACCGTTTTGCTGTCCAAAAAGTACCAGAGATTATTGATAAAGCTTTATTTCAAGCTAACCTCAAGGTTGACAAAATAGATTGGCTATTATTACATCAAGCCAATCAGCGAATTATTGAAGCTGTTGCTCAACGCCTAAATATTCCAGAACATAAAGTTATTAGTAATCTTGCCAATTATGGCAATACCTCTGCCGCTTCTATTCCTCTAGCTTTAGATGAAGCTGTACGGCAAGGTAAAATCAAACCCAATGACATCATTGCTGCATCCGGCTTTGGTGCTGGTTTAACTTGGGGCGCGGCAATTTTTCAATGGGGAAGATAGGAATTTGTCAGTAGTCAGTTGTTAGTTGTTTTTTCCACTGACCACTAACCACTGACCACTGACCACACTTCGACTACGCTCAGTGCATCGCTGACCACTGACCACTGACTACTGACTTTTAACCAATGACTAAAACTGCATGGGTGTTTCCCGGACAAGGTTCCCAAACATTGGGAATGGGAGTAGACTTATTAGATATACCAGTTGTTAAAGATAAGTTTGACCAAGCTGAAGCGATTTTAGGCTGGTCTGTCACAGAAATCTGCCAAAATGAAGAAGAAAAATTATCACAAACGCTCTATACGCAACCTAGTCTTTATGTCGTAGAAAGCATTCTTGCCGATATCATCCGAGAACGAGGATAC contains the following coding sequences:
- a CDS encoding beta-ketoacyl-ACP synthase 3, which gives rise to MEKLGVAITGSGSAVPDTYLDNQALTALVETSDDWITTRTGIRQRRLALPVESLSSLASAASHQAIAAAGIKATDLDLILLATSTPDDLFGSACQVQAQLGATKAVAFDLTAACSGFVFGLVTAAQYIRTGVYQNVLLIGADILSRWVDWQDRRTCVLFGDGAGAVVLQADKSDRLLGFALKSDGSQNHQLNLAYTPSCQELIPGIHITKGTYQPISMNGKEVYRFAVQKVPEIIDKALFQANLKVDKIDWLLLHQANQRIIEAVAQRLNIPEHKVISNLANYGNTSAASIPLALDEAVRQGKIKPNDIIAASGFGAGLTWGAAIFQWGR